One region of Streptococcus parasanguinis genomic DNA includes:
- a CDS encoding glycosyl hydrolase family 28-related protein, which translates to MYHLNKDIIFGIRKSKLGVFSVVIAIMGACFLTGKSVAADQVGEQAQVQTQGQEATTSDPESSQVDTSQYGASMPYTRYEADKGNLLGKAEVEQSQDSHSTAIEASDQTYVALKEKGDGVSFKVNEPANALTVRYTVPDGASGQLDVQVNGHSVQQLDLSSTSNWQYLNDKGVHDSSQADTLARFQFDEVHSLLPGVQLQKGDVVSLVKNKSDDVHYGLDFVEFEQAPDPIAQGDNAINIVSKGATPNDDTDDSKALYDAIYEAKQTGKNVYIPAGRFNLNRKVGIDASDMKISGAGIWHTQLHFTSDQAGGGGFDFLHQDNHVEFSDVYLSSNLRSRYGENAQYKAISGTPGKNSHIHDIWAEHFEVGMWIGDYAGKNDMKYTDGLVVENVRLRNNLADGVNFAQGTKNSIVRNSSIRGNGDDGLASWSSIADGTESAVAENNKFLHNTIELGWRAGGVGIFGGKGHEIAYNRIKDNIGDAGIRLTTVFKGHNFDLNEEGIRVHHNLLERTGTKSDIYNKHRGSIDVETRYGDIKNVTIEDNVFVAPFDTGVTDHLNPNGGILNHVEVSNNQTMSQLSHPAQAGLSASTSKSAGQALKVKEKPLQVSAVKASLQPSKVQPSKKQTGLNLKQAKTVTKTVKPNYVLKATNSKQKSFLKAPSALFLYRMMGLSQTV; encoded by the coding sequence ATGTATCATTTAAACAAAGATATCATTTTTGGCATTCGCAAGTCTAAGCTTGGAGTCTTTTCTGTCGTAATTGCGATCATGGGGGCTTGTTTTTTGACTGGAAAATCTGTGGCAGCTGATCAAGTTGGAGAGCAGGCACAAGTCCAAACACAAGGGCAAGAAGCGACAACTTCTGATCCCGAAAGCTCTCAAGTAGATACCAGTCAATATGGAGCATCTATGCCTTACACCCGTTATGAAGCAGACAAAGGAAACCTCCTTGGAAAGGCAGAGGTAGAGCAGTCTCAAGACAGTCACTCAACAGCTATTGAAGCTTCTGATCAGACTTATGTCGCTTTAAAAGAAAAGGGAGATGGTGTTTCCTTTAAGGTCAATGAACCAGCCAATGCTTTAACCGTACGCTACACGGTACCAGATGGCGCAAGTGGACAACTCGATGTACAGGTGAATGGTCACAGTGTTCAACAATTGGATCTTTCATCTACGTCTAACTGGCAGTACTTGAATGACAAAGGTGTACACGATAGTTCCCAGGCGGATACACTCGCTCGGTTCCAATTTGATGAAGTACACAGCCTACTTCCAGGAGTTCAGCTTCAAAAAGGAGATGTGGTTTCACTGGTGAAAAACAAGTCAGACGACGTCCATTATGGCCTTGACTTTGTGGAATTCGAGCAAGCTCCAGACCCGATTGCTCAAGGGGACAATGCTATCAATATTGTTTCTAAAGGAGCTACGCCAAACGACGATACTGATGACAGCAAGGCCCTCTATGATGCGATTTATGAAGCTAAACAAACCGGAAAGAATGTCTATATCCCAGCTGGGCGATTTAATCTCAATCGAAAAGTCGGTATCGATGCTTCTGATATGAAGATTTCAGGGGCTGGTATCTGGCATACCCAACTGCATTTTACTAGTGACCAAGCTGGTGGCGGTGGATTTGACTTCCTTCACCAAGACAACCATGTTGAATTTAGCGATGTCTATCTGTCCTCCAACCTTCGTTCACGCTATGGTGAAAATGCTCAGTACAAGGCCATTTCTGGAACGCCAGGGAAGAACTCTCATATTCACGATATTTGGGCCGAACATTTTGAAGTCGGCATGTGGATTGGCGATTATGCTGGAAAAAATGATATGAAGTACACAGATGGTCTAGTAGTAGAAAATGTCCGTTTGCGCAATAACCTGGCTGACGGAGTCAACTTTGCCCAAGGGACTAAGAATTCGATTGTCCGCAATTCTAGTATCCGTGGGAATGGAGATGACGGACTAGCCAGCTGGTCAAGTATTGCGGATGGAACAGAATCAGCAGTAGCAGAAAACAATAAATTCTTGCACAATACGATTGAACTTGGTTGGCGTGCTGGTGGTGTTGGGATCTTTGGTGGAAAAGGCCATGAGATTGCCTACAATCGGATTAAAGACAATATCGGGGATGCCGGAATTCGCTTGACGACTGTCTTTAAGGGTCATAACTTTGATCTGAATGAAGAAGGAATTCGGGTTCACCACAATCTCTTGGAGCGTACAGGGACGAAGAGCGATATCTACAACAAGCATCGTGGATCGATTGATGTTGAAACGCGCTATGGAGATATTAAAAATGTCACCATTGAGGACAATGTATTTGTAGCGCCATTTGATACAGGTGTGACTGATCACCTCAATCCAAATGGAGGTATCCTAAACCATGTCGAAGTCAGTAACAATCAAACCATGAGTCAACTCTCTCATCCAGCTCAAGCAGGATTATCTGCCTCTACTTCAAAATCAGCTGGACAAGCCTTGAAAGTGAAAGAAAAACCCCTTCAAGTAAGCGCAGTGAAAGCTTCCCTTCAACCATCGAAAGTTCAACCGTCTAAAAAACAAACCGGTCTGAATCTTAAACAAGCAAAGACAGTTACTAAAACAGTCAAACCTAACTATGTCTTAAAAGCAACAAATTCCAAGCAAAAGAGCTTTTTGAAAGCTCCGAGTGCTTTATTCCTTTACCGGATGATGGGGTTAAGTCAAACGGTTTAA